The nucleotide window ATCGATGTCTACAGACCAGATAGGATCTCAATCTCAGTTTCTTGTGGTTCCAGCATGATTCAGAAACAGTGAGGGTTGGCAAGACTGCGATGGCAAACATGATTGGTGGCATTGGTTACTTCTATGGTCAATCAAAAATTTATGTTCCCAAAAGCAGCCAGGCAAGTATTTCCGTCATGTTTATTGTGTATcaatttttttctcattttatgTTCTTCCCATCTGCAAACTAAGTAAGACCTCTCACAGAATCATACAGTTAATATCTTCTATTGCAGCCTGAAAGTGGGGATAATCACTTGCTATATTGGCCAGCCGAGCTGTACACAGCCGTTCCAAGCCGGCCTTTCTTTCCTAGGGGCTTTTTGTGGGATGAAGGTTTCCATCAATTGTTGATCTGGTATGTTCTTATTGATCATTTGTACGTTGAAGATTTCTTTGCTATGATTCTGTTGTGATTCTTTCTTAAATTGATTCTCTGAAAggaatgttcttttttttcccATAGAAAATACCACATTACAGAGTAAATAGCTATAACCATCCTACTGGTTGATCATTCTTTTGAGTATGTTGTGTGGGCTGTGAGCAGGCGCTGGGATTTTCGTATGACCTTGGATATCGTTGGACACTGGTTAGACCTATTGAACATAGATGGATGGATTCCGCGTGAGCAAATTTTAGGTGCTGAAGCTCTGAGGTATTTTACAGTCCCCCCTAGCCTTGGTAGTCATAGTTATTGACATTATTGTAAATGTTTTTGAGAGTGTCTTTAACTGCAGTAAGGTTCCAGAGGAGTTCGTAGTTCAGTACCCGAGTAATGGCAATCCACCAACACTATTTTTAGTGATACGTGGTAAGAATCTGCTGTACTTATGCCTGCGTTTTCTTTTATCATGGCTCTCGAGTTATTTATTCTAGTTTATTCTAATGGCAACCCTTGATCAGCAATATCCTTATTAGCTTCCTTCTGTTTACTTATATTTATGTTCCTTTTACTATTAGATGTTTATAACGTCTTCGCCAAGATCATATGAGTGCTTTCACTTAGCTACTCAGTTTCTGGATTAAAAAATGTAACCTATTTATGTAGAGTTAGAAAAAGGTTTCAAAATCAATATAATTCCATGTAGTGACAATCTTCTTTTCCAGATCTAATAGATGGTATAAAGACGGAAAAGTTTATCGCATCAGAAAAGGATGAAATATTGTCATTCCTTGAGCGGGCTTCTGTTCGCTTAGATGCATGGTTTCAGTGGTTTAATACTTCCCAGACAGGTAACATCATTGTTATCTACTAGTTATCTGTTGTAAACCAGTTTATAGATTTACAGGCTCATTTTAGCATTCAACTGCTCTGTGTTTTAGAGTTTGTAGTATCTTAAGTGACTATTGTTTACAATCACAGTTGGATCACTAGTTGTTAATCGTGACCACTAGATGTGACTAGCTCTTGTCTTCAGCTGGTACTACAGTCTTAAGCTActtcatatattatgtttttcatGGCTTGGTTAAATACTAGGAAAGGAGAGAGGAAGCTACTTTTGGCATGGCAGAGACAACACAACAACTCGAGAACTTAACCCAAAGGTACTGTTTTTCTATTTCTCTTGAAAATGCTATTGCAAGCTATATTATACTGCAAGTCTCGAGTCCCAAATGATAGGGTTTTCTCTAACGCAACGTTCATCCATGTGCTCTTTACCAATATATGATAACAATGATTGAAGAGTTTTTGCTGTGGTaccatatattttaatgataagaTGTCTCAGAATTCTTCTGTCTGGGCGATGTTTTTAAGTAGGCTAACTGCTTAGTTCAGTTCTTATCTGCGGATTTGGCAGTTCCATTGACGTATTTTCAGAGATATAGTGTCTTATATTTTTTGCAGACGCTTTCCTCGGGGCTGGATGATTATCCCCGGGCCTCGCACCCAAGTGAAGATGAGCGACACGTTGATCTTAGATGCTGGATGTACCTCGCTGCAGATTGCATGCATTCCATCACAGAGCTTTTAGGAAAAGACGATAAATTTTCAAAGGTTAGCACAAATAGATGGCCAACGGGATGTCTCCCTTATTTTTTTCCTTCACATGTTACTGACGTAAATCCTGCAGGAGGATTACAATTCAACTGCCACGCTGCTTTCAAATTTCGATCTTCTGAATCAGGTCTACTCTCTATCTGATGTcaattttttctcttttattaatAATGACGCTGTagttggtatatatatataacctcaTTTTAAAGCACATGATTGCATTTTTCTTTACATATTCTCGTTTCTGCGCAGATGCACTATGATAAGGACCATGGGGCTTACTTTGACTTTGGTAATCATACGGAAAAAGTAAGAGAAGCTTCATAATTTAATAAGCTTAAGTATCATTTTTGTCATAGAGAAGAATAAAATAGGATTCTTAGTCTTTTCGTTAAACCAGATGTTGCGTTGATTGATCCACAGGTTAAGTTAGTATGGAAGGAGGTAATTTCAGAAAATGGTCACCTATCTCGACAGCTTGTAAGGAAGACTTCTGGAAAACCAAAGTTAAGATTGGTTCCTCAAGTCGGTTATGTCAGTTTCTTTCCCTTCATGTCTAGAATCATCCCAGCTGTGAGTTTTTGTGCTAATATCTATTCCGTTATCCGTGATCTTTGAAACCTTTATGGACCAGTTACTTTATAATCTAAATCTTCACATATTTTTTGGTCGGTATAGGAATCTCCAATCCTGGAGAAACAGCTTGATCTCATTTCAAACAGGAGCATATTATGGAGTGACTATGGATTAGTTTCGCTTGCCAAAACCAGGTGAGCTCACAAGGACGAACATAACCAGTTCAGAAATTTAGTTCTTCCATGCATGATaagaaagaatatttttttggtgCAGTTCGATGTATATGAAACGTAACACTGAGCATGATGCACCATATTGGAGAGGTCCTATATGGATGAACATGAACTACATGATTCTTTCATCTCTGCACCATTACTCTACAGGTACTTTCCTCTCCTTTTACTTAGTAAAGAAGTCCGACATTACTCTACATGGCTTCTGTCATATTCATTTGGTTTACCTTGTGTCCAATTTCTTGCAGTGGATGGGCCATATAGCGACAAAGCAAGAGCAATTTACAAGGAACTAAGGAGCAATTTGATaaggtatataatatatacatagatGTCTGTGGTATCTGCGATAGAAGTTTCGAGTGATAATAACTTGAAACATACTAAAAACAGGAACGTGGTTAGAAACTATTATGAGACGGGGTACATCTGGGAACAGTATGATCAAGATAAGGGAACAGGCAAAGGCACGCGTCTCTTCACGGGCTGGTCTGCACTTACCTTGTTAATAATGTCCGAAGAGTATCCTATCTTTTGAAATCTCTTCATCAAAACTTGAGGAAAGAAAGTTAAAACTACAGACATGTTAGTTAGAAGATCAGTTTTGATGTGTTTAGGTCTTCTGTTTCTGTATTCGATTCATAGTTGGTTTATAGAGAACATGCTGTCACAGATCTAACTTTGGTCGAGGCATGTCCCAGACTTGTGTACGTGTTATGCCCAAAATGACACTATCAAATGTTGGCATAGATATAGCAGAGAATCATATAGATTATTGTGGTATTTACTGCTTCATTTTTTGATTCCAGAGCCTACAAATGATTGAACAATTCCGAAACATAACACGTCAGGATTAGTATCAAAACCTCTGTAATAGAGTCTGGACACGAAAAGAAGATCATCTTGcccttttttttgaataaaaagacATGACCTTTTGCTTTTTGGAGATAGAGAAGAAGTCACTTCCTCTCCTATGCCTTCTCTCATATCTCTGTTCGTCAATCTCTCTTCCCCTTAAAAAAGACACTTCCCTTCACACCTCTCTCGAGGCAATGTGCAATATCTTCGAAAACGATGAAAACAAAGTTAAAGAATTCGCTACTACTAAATGGTTGAATCATTCGAAGAAGCTCCTCAATAGCTTAACTTGCACAAGAAGAACTACTTTTGATAACGAAGAATAAGAGCCATGTGGAAACTTGCATAAGAAGAACATTGCCCAGTCGCTATCTCCTTCTCCTTCGAACGGTCCCAACACATCTCATTTCGATGTCTTGAAAGACCAGTTATGCAGAGACGAGACACGAATTATTATGTACTTCTTGCAAGTGAAGGGGAAGTTCCCACCCTACTATGTCGAAGCATTGTGCAATGTACTTGAACACGATGAAGAGAAAGTGAAGGTATACGTTATTAGAAAATGGTTGGATCAATCAGAGAAGCTCATCGATAGCTTAGCTTGTTCTTCTCCATAATATTTGGttgattaaaaataatcaaaaacttTACATTTAAATTTTGATCATTGCTTTTCTATTACATGTGTTACTGTTTACGATGATCTTTAAGAGCCATTTCGCCTGACCGTGAACCTTCAGATTGTGGAGCTCTAGATTATCTTTTAACATAGTGATAGTGAATTGTTAGATCCCCGTTCTGGGTGAGAGTTAACATGTAAATCGACAGTTAATCATGTTATCAATCTCATTTATCAATAATGGAGAaacctcttcttttttttgctaattgCATAACCAGTTTTAacatgattaccaaaaaaattgCATAACCAGTTTACCAATTACCACTTCTGTTTGATTAATAGCTAGTTTAAGGAGTCTCTTATTATTTTGCTGATGAGCGGATGATTTTTctcctttgtttttatttatttataaccaACCattacttttacttttttttttgtttggtgaaACCATTGCTTTTACATTATTTCCATCTACAAGACAATAATAAAATACTTGATAATTACGAAGATGCAACCAGTAAAAACGACATCACTAGACATTGTGAAAAATTACCAGCAGCTAAGTTCAAGAGCTTCTTGGAAACGCTTCTCAAGTGTAGCGGGATCGCCAAAGACTAGGCGGCTGAGACCGACCTCTTCACTGTCCGATGTCTTCTTCCATGGCAAAAGAAGATCGAACATACGTCTCGACTTAAAGACTGGCGATGATGGAGACTGATTTGTCGTTTTGTGGCTAATCAGAGGATGTGAAAGTATGAGCATTGCAGCTGATGGCGCCATTGATGAGGGCTCAGAAAATCTTTGAACTATAAAGAACTGGTGATTGTTTTTGATCTGGATTTTGGAGGATGCATGTGTGCgtcaatatatatacacacaataATTGTTGGGAACAGATAGACATGCAAAAATTAAAGTGATGGAGGAGAGTAGTTTTCTGTGGTAGCCGCTGAATTGATTGGACGGAAATactaaaatagttatattaaaatagttatatgtaATAGAAAACTATGGCATGTGGTTTAACAAGTCTTGCTTGTGTCAAAACTATGTAACGTAGGAGTTGCACACGCAGTTCCTATGGGGGGCaactgatttttttctttaattttataagaaatttattaatataataattatttcaaattttccGAAATAATTTAAGAGTTGAGGTCCAAATCCGTTATATTGAGATCAAAAAGGCTAAACTGCTTCATGACAGCGAAATGTAAAAGGTTTGGAACCAAGGGGAAAGGTGATGTTAGGTAACTGTTTGATTCTCGTGGAACAACAGCTTTCGTTACTGATTTTTTGTCACAGGACGAATCAGGCAGGAATCAGAAGGATGGGTGTGAAACAAGCTGAACTACAGGCACAGCCTAATAATCATAGGAGAGAGTCGGGGAAGAAGGTGAAACAGACGATGATCTCAGAGCTAGACGAGTACAACGTAAAGACAGCGACTTGGTTCTATTGTCTAAGCGATTGAGGATGACAAAAGGACACGAAGAACATTTGTGAAGACAGGGTAGTTAAATGATCTAGAAGGCAGATAGAAATTTAGCAAATAATATTAAGATAGAATAAAATACTGCCAGCACAAAGATTAATAGTTTCATAACATTGAATAATCCAAGAAAATCTATCCATTGTCTTGCAAAGGGATCAAAATCTCTTTCAGGAACACAAAAAGTAGAaaccaaaaaacaaagaaaGCTTAGGCAGATGATTTCTTCGACTTGGCTGCCAACTGAGTCTCCGGCTACAATTAtcaaaaaaacacaaacaaaatgaGAATCAATCTTATCAAGAGACTAATCCTGATATTAAAATTAGATTAGAGCAATTACCTCTTTCTTGACAGACTCTTCCTTCTCTGACAAAATCAACTCAATGTGACATGGGTTGGACATGTAAGCTGCAGTCAAAGCAAAGACCAAATGAGTCATTATATCCAAGAGAGAAACATTTCAAGACAATTATGAAAACTCAAAAGACTTACGGTTGATTCTTCCATGAGCACGGTAAGTCCTTCTCCTCTGCTTAGCAGCCTGGTTCACTTGGATATGCGAAATGAATAGCGCATCAACATCCAAACCTTTCACCTCAGCATTGCTCTCAGCATTCTTGAGCAAATCAAGAACGAACTGAGCAGACTTAGCAGGCCAACGTCCTTGACCATTGGAGTGCCTGTTCTTAGCTTGAGCAGTCCTTCCAACACCTCTGCAGAAACGGGTGAAGGGGATCGCCTGCTTGTGAGCTATCACATCCTCAAGGTACCTCTTGGCCTTGAGCAATGGTAGCTTCCTGATAGCGTGCGCTGTTTCCCGAGTGTTctgtttcaaacaaaaaaactatgaGAACTAATCAACAGAACAAGAATGTGGCATCATCATTAACTGAACAACTACTCACTATAACTCTACACATCAACTATAATCAATGTACCATCATGTACTGAATCTTTAAAGctataagaaaatgaaactaaGATTCACCCAATCACGATGACCAATTCAATGTCCCTGAAGTATACGTTAGATCTGTAAATTGCTTCAAACCTCTGCTTTTTCTCAATCAGGTTTAATCTCTACAGTTCTCCTAATCTCAAATCTAACTAACTTTAAAACAgacgaaagagagagagagtttataTACCTTGAAGTGAACCCTAAGATCGGATCCTCTAGCCTTGCAAGCTGCAATCATCAAAAAGCAAGTTAATCAACCAAAAAAATCGAATATAAAAGAGTGAAATGGTAGTGAGAAGGGAGCTTTACACTTGGTCTGATTGTCAGGTTCTTGCGAGTACTTCACCTGCGAAATAGCAAACGCGGTATAAGAAAACCATAAGTACgattcgagagagagagagatgatgatGTGAGAGAGAGCTTAAGGAAGTTACCATGGCTGCGGCTAACGGAAGGAAACGGCTGCAGAAGCGATTCGAGTAAAGTTGTGAAGAGACTTTATAGTGCGAAAACGGCATTAACCCTAAAATATAGCGGAAACCTAGTTTTTTTCTATTAACATGGGCCTGCTTTTGTCCCTAGGATATAGCTTAATGGGGCCTTAAATAGCCCGTTAAGACTTTATGAGCCTTATTGTAAAGACAAAACTTTATGCATTAGGCCTTATTTAATGGGGcctttaaaatccaaaaaaacttaaaattgaATCGTAAATTGTAAGTTGTTGTTGGACTTTTTTTAGGCTTCAAGTtgaaccaatcaaattatacatatattaattatcaaaaaacCAAGTTAATAATTTACACAAACACTAATCAACAAAGATAAATCATTATCATATAATATCGTTCATCTACAAATGCACGATAACAAAAAACATTGAACTTAACTACAAGTGCTAAGAACAGattatctaaactattaaaactgaagtacaaataaATCTTAATCCTTAGTTTTCCACAAATATTACATACCTATGCTATTACTTTATAAATATCAACTTCCATAAAAATTGTTAAGAAATTGCCTAATATTTAGCTACCTAATAAATTTAGAAGATATGCAatcattcatttatttaaaaaaatcaaaaagttaattttgcaatatataaaaaactataaaatagtcagattaatttattggtttattaaaaattaaattgatcaacatggtttaaatttttcagaataataaaactaactcagttatatttaattaattagcatcttctaatttaattagtacaataatgtatgtatttaatttttaaacgtttacaaaaattaaaaataaatacccgTGCGGAGGcacgggtcaagatctagttctCTATTATtttagaacaaacaaaaaatggaGAGATTACAGTTTTTTTATTAGA belongs to Brassica rapa cultivar Chiifu-401-42 chromosome A07, CAAS_Brap_v3.01, whole genome shotgun sequence and includes:
- the LOC103831024 gene encoding mannosyl-oligosaccharide glucosidase GCS1 — protein: MTGASRRSAHGRIKSSSSSSGGDSLRYPPRIRRGGKGKELVSIGAFKSNLKILVGLMLLGIAIIYFVINRIVVSHESQRQPPRVITPFPAPKLMDLSMFQGEHKESLYWGTYRPHVYFGVRARTPESLVAGLMWLGVKDEMYVMRHFCENSDDLSSFGWREHNGRDFGRQELVENDMILETSFVKSKGDDGSFGYGGDWSVRIDVKNKGLSGDAKRSAHLFFYLADEGGSVLNLGRDALDFQGSSLLVSGSREDVGDWQIHLRSENQLETHYSGFKTPHIYNLSDLVQRNLALQARKFGRLQLSDTSEDSSNIYVFQISGKLPFTIDIPFVSGIRGESSNVEKRLTSLTGLPLSDLLRKKHREFDAKFTECFNISEEHDSETVRVGKTAMANMIGGIGYFYGQSKIYVPKSSQPESGDNHLLYWPAELYTAVPSRPFFPRGFLWDEGFHQLLIWRWDFRMTLDIVGHWLDLLNIDGWIPREQILGAEALSKVPEEFVVQYPSNGNPPTLFLVIRDLIDGIKTEKFIASEKDEILSFLERASVRLDAWFQWFNTSQTGKERGSYFWHGRDNTTTRELNPKTLSSGLDDYPRASHPSEDERHVDLRCWMYLAADCMHSITELLGKDDKFSKEDYNSTATLLSNFDLLNQMHYDKDHGAYFDFGNHTEKVKLVWKEVISENGHLSRQLVRKTSGKPKLRLVPQVGYVSFFPFMSRIIPAESPILEKQLDLISNRSILWSDYGLVSLAKTSSMYMKRNTEHDAPYWRGPIWMNMNYMILSSLHHYSTVDGPYSDKARAIYKELRSNLIRNVVRNYYETGYIWEQYDQDKGTGKGTRLFTGWSALTLLIMSEEYPIF
- the LOC103831025 gene encoding uncharacterized protein LOC103831025, which encodes MAPSAAMLILSHPLISHKTTNQSPSSPVFKSRRMFDLLLPWKKTSDSEEVGLSRLVFGDPATLEKRFQEALELSCW
- the LOC103831026 gene encoding 60S ribosomal protein L17-2, which translates into the protein MPFSHYKVSSQLYSNRFCSRFLPLAAAMVKYSQEPDNQTKSCKARGSDLRVHFKNTRETAHAIRKLPLLKAKRYLEDVIAHKQAIPFTRFCRGVGRTAQAKNRHSNGQGRWPAKSAQFVLDLLKNAESNAEVKGLDVDALFISHIQVNQAAKQRRRTYRAHGRINPYMSNPCHIELILSEKEESVKKEPETQLAAKSKKSSA